Proteins from a genomic interval of Quercus robur chromosome 9, dhQueRobu3.1, whole genome shotgun sequence:
- the LOC126701232 gene encoding uncharacterized protein LOC126701232: MLRGDETIKSAPVRRSLVRWSPPPQDHYKVNFDATFFAETGSAGVGVVVRDCDGQIIGALRQNIGSVQSVEMAKALATRRAVRFAAELCVFQVIIEGDCNRVIAALKGFGCCRTLFGHIIDESKQIGGTLRSCLFQHVRREGNRLAHCLAKKAVLSADIDVWVESLPEDVEDVFHSDLP, translated from the exons ATGCTTCGAGGAGAC GAAACAATCAAG AGTGCGCCAGTGCGTCGGTCCCTGGTGCGTTGGTCTCCTCCCCCTCAGGATCATTACAAAGTGAACTTCGATGCAACTTTCTTTGCAGAAACCGGGTCAGCAGGTGTTGGTGTAGTTGTTCGTGACTGTGATGGGCAAATTATTGGAGCTTTGCGGCAGAATATTGGCTCGGTTCAGTCTGTTGAAATGGCTAAAGCTTTGGCAACTCGTAGGGCAGTGAGGTTTGCTGCAGAGTTGTGTGTGTTTCAAGTGATTATTGAAGGTGATTGTAATCGGGTTATTGCTGCTTTGAAAGGCTTTGGTTGCTGTCGTACTTTGTTTGGTCACATTATTGATGAATCTAAGCAAATTGGGGGAACGTTGAGGAGCTGTTTGTTTCAGCATGTTCGGCGTGAGGGGAATAGGTTAGCTCATTGTTTAGCTAAAAAAGCAGTTTTATCTGCAGATATTGATGTATGGGTAGAATCTCTACCTGAGGATGTGGAAGATGTTTTCCATTCGGATTTGCCTTGA